A single genomic interval of Adhaeribacter pallidiroseus harbors:
- a CDS encoding M16 family metallopeptidase produces MKPISLYILSAAFALSSTAAVAQKQTPPAGGEPRNFTLPAKQEFTLPNGLQATLVPYGALPKVTVSLIVQVGNVHEQESENGLADITGQLMREGTASLNAKQIADQAARMGGSVNVSVGSNQTSISGSVLSEYGPELVKLLADLVQHPAFPESEMARIKNDFKRNMNLARSQPSTQADVKFRMALYKGHAYGRDLPTDAQINAFTTEQVRDFYQRQFGAQRTGVYVAGKFEANAMRQAITSALSEWQQGPPPRIEIAQPVTKPDLLLLDRPGAPQSTLIIGLPTIDPSHPDYTKLRVMNSLLGGSFGSRITSNIRENKGYTYSPRSTVAPRYRVADWSEVADVTTEHTGNSLKEIVNEVERLQKEAPSPEELKGIQNYEAGLFVLRNSTPEGIINQLSFLDLHGLPDTYLTNQVQAIHAVTPQEVKDLTKKYIRPEDMTMVVVGDKKVITPQIKKFQAETKKKAL; encoded by the coding sequence ATGAAACCAATATCGCTATATATTTTAAGTGCGGCTTTCGCCCTGAGCAGTACCGCCGCCGTGGCCCAAAAACAAACGCCCCCGGCTGGTGGCGAACCGCGCAATTTTACCTTGCCCGCCAAGCAGGAATTTACTTTACCAAATGGTTTACAGGCTACCCTGGTGCCCTATGGCGCTTTACCGAAAGTTACGGTGAGCCTGATTGTGCAAGTGGGCAATGTGCACGAGCAAGAAAGCGAAAACGGCTTAGCCGATATTACCGGCCAACTCATGCGCGAAGGAACCGCTAGTTTAAACGCCAAACAAATTGCCGATCAAGCGGCCCGCATGGGTGGCTCGGTAAACGTAAGTGTCGGCTCTAACCAAACGAGCATCTCGGGATCGGTGTTATCAGAATACGGTCCGGAACTGGTAAAACTACTGGCCGATTTAGTGCAGCATCCGGCTTTTCCGGAATCGGAGATGGCGCGGATTAAGAACGATTTTAAGCGCAACATGAACCTGGCCCGCTCGCAACCCAGCACCCAGGCTGATGTTAAATTCCGGATGGCTTTGTACAAAGGCCACGCCTACGGTCGCGATTTACCCACCGATGCTCAGATTAACGCTTTTACCACCGAACAAGTCCGGGATTTTTATCAGCGGCAATTTGGCGCCCAGCGCACCGGTGTGTACGTGGCCGGTAAGTTTGAAGCGAATGCCATGCGCCAGGCCATTACGTCGGCACTCAGCGAGTGGCAGCAAGGCCCGCCGCCCCGCATCGAAATAGCGCAACCCGTTACCAAACCCGATTTGTTACTGCTCGACCGGCCGGGTGCCCCGCAATCCACTTTAATTATTGGTTTGCCCACCATTGATCCGTCGCACCCCGATTATACCAAACTGCGCGTGATGAACTCTTTACTGGGTGGCTCGTTTGGCTCCCGCATTACCAGCAATATCCGCGAAAATAAAGGGTATACCTACTCCCCACGCAGTACCGTTGCCCCGCGCTACCGGGTAGCCGACTGGAGCGAAGTAGCCGACGTAACCACCGAGCATACGGGTAATTCTTTAAAAGAAATTGTAAACGAAGTAGAGCGGCTGCAAAAAGAAGCGCCGAGCCCCGAAGAGCTAAAAGGCATTCAGAACTACGAAGCTGGTTTGTTTGTGCTGCGCAACTCCACCCCCGAAGGCATTATCAATCAACTCAGTTTTTTAGATTTGCACGGTTTGCCTGATACCTACTTAACCAACCAGGTACAAGCCATTCACGCGGTAACGCCGCAGGAGGTAAAAGATCTCACCAAAAAGTACATTCGCCCCGAAGATATGACGATGGTAGTGGTGGGCGATAAAAAAGTAATTACCCCGCAGATCAAGAAGTTTCAGGCCGAAACCAAGAAGAAAGCTCTGTAG
- a CDS encoding sugar phosphate isomerase/epimerase family protein, translating to MKNFLLISLAVCCLAVSCKTSDSTSSATSTTTTNSGTTTTTTTTTTSNGDQSQNPEVALGWKLGAQAYTFNRFTFAEAIDKIKSCGLSYVEAYPGQTIGGGIEGKMEPSMPAEKRQQILKMLQDKGVKMVSFGVTGAKDEAGWRELFEFAVAMGLENITMEPEPEFIPLVSKLCDEYQINAALHNHPNPSRYWNPDVVIAAMQGQSNRLGACADIGHWVRSGLDPVECLKKLEGHVIQLHFKDLNEKSKNAHDVHWGTGISNVDGVLAELKRQNFKGVLSAEYEYNWENSAPDVTASVQYFREAVKKIN from the coding sequence ATGAAAAACTTTCTTTTAATCTCTTTAGCCGTTTGTTGCTTAGCGGTATCGTGTAAAACCAGCGATAGTACTAGTTCGGCTACATCTACCACTACCACTAACTCCGGTACCACCACTACAACAACCACTACAACCACTTCCAATGGCGATCAGAGCCAGAATCCGGAAGTAGCTTTAGGTTGGAAATTGGGTGCGCAGGCGTATACTTTTAACCGTTTTACCTTTGCCGAAGCTATTGATAAAATTAAAAGCTGCGGTTTAAGCTACGTCGAAGCGTATCCGGGCCAAACCATTGGCGGCGGCATCGAAGGTAAAATGGAACCCAGCATGCCGGCCGAAAAACGCCAGCAAATTTTAAAAATGTTGCAGGACAAAGGCGTGAAAATGGTATCGTTTGGCGTTACCGGCGCGAAAGACGAAGCCGGCTGGCGGGAATTATTTGAATTTGCGGTAGCGATGGGTCTGGAAAATATTACCATGGAACCGGAACCAGAATTTATTCCCTTGGTTTCTAAACTTTGCGACGAATACCAGATTAACGCCGCACTACATAATCACCCTAACCCTTCGCGTTATTGGAACCCCGATGTGGTGATTGCGGCCATGCAGGGCCAGAGCAATCGCTTAGGCGCCTGCGCCGATATCGGGCATTGGGTCCGTTCGGGCCTGGACCCGGTTGAATGTTTAAAAAAGCTGGAAGGACATGTGATTCAACTGCACTTTAAAGATTTAAACGAAAAAAGCAAAAATGCCCACGATGTACACTGGGGCACGGGCATATCAAATGTAGATGGCGTTTTAGCCGAGTTAAAACGGCAAAATTTTAAAGGTGTTTTATCGGCGGAGTACGAATACAACTGGGAAAACAGCGCCCCCGATGTAACCGCCAGCGTACAATATTTTAGAGAAGCGGTAAAGAAAATAAATTAG
- a CDS encoding LIC_13387 family protein, translating into MTPKYLWEIGSCILILLGAIHLYYTFLTNKFSSDNQTLMAAMKTSFMLLTKQTTIWKAWIGFNASHSMGVIFIGIVNFYLAVNYFAIFETDVFFFLFTISVVAFYVWLAKKYWFKIPFTGLVIAFICYIVSGILVFTTG; encoded by the coding sequence ATGACACCAAAATACTTATGGGAAATTGGCTCTTGTATTTTAATACTTTTAGGAGCGATTCATCTGTATTATACATTTTTAACCAACAAATTTTCATCAGATAATCAAACGTTAATGGCAGCCATGAAAACATCTTTTATGCTGTTAACCAAGCAAACCACCATCTGGAAAGCCTGGATCGGGTTTAATGCCAGCCATAGTATGGGCGTAATTTTTATTGGAATCGTAAATTTTTATTTGGCTGTAAATTACTTCGCGATTTTCGAAACAGATGTTTTCTTCTTTCTCTTTACAATCTCGGTAGTGGCGTTTTATGTGTGGTTAGCAAAAAAATACTGGTTTAAAATACCATTTACCGGATTAGTAATCGCTTTTATTTGCTACATTGTTTCGGGCATTTTAGTATTTACAACCGGATGA
- a CDS encoding NAD(P)/FAD-dependent oxidoreductase encodes MKKIVIIGNGIAGVTLAQQVRRLSNHSLLIISSETDYFFSRTALMYVYMGHLRADQLKPVEDWYWPENQIELKRDYVMQVNTTQKQLQLQSGETISYDILVIASGSKSNTFNWPGQNLAGVQGLYSWQDLETMEAITPKVKRAIVVGGGLIGIELTEMFLSRCIPVTFLVREKSFWSSVLPAEESAMVTRHIQSHHVDLRLETELAEILPDEAGQVRAVRTKKGEEIAGEFVGLAVGVHPNIDFLKNSGIALDKGVLVNAFFETNVPDVYAIGDCAQYVNPPTGRKPVEPLWYAGRQHGEALAHNLCGQKTPYQPGVWFNSAKFFDIEYQVYGEVNREPQPDEAHLYWEHPKGKKSIRICYDKASNRVKGFNLMGIRYRHDVCARWIKSNTPIQEVLKNLRQANFDPEFFKRYEPELLRQYNQLHPSAPITANKVKKLFGLK; translated from the coding sequence ATGAAGAAAATAGTAATCATCGGAAATGGCATTGCCGGCGTTACGCTGGCCCAACAAGTGCGGCGGCTCAGTAATCATTCTTTATTAATTATTTCTTCGGAAACCGATTATTTTTTTTCGCGCACCGCCCTGATGTACGTGTACATGGGCCACTTACGGGCCGATCAGTTAAAACCCGTAGAAGATTGGTACTGGCCCGAAAATCAGATTGAGCTGAAGCGCGATTACGTAATGCAGGTAAATACCACGCAAAAACAACTACAACTACAGTCCGGCGAAACAATTAGCTACGATATTTTGGTAATTGCATCCGGTTCTAAATCCAATACGTTTAACTGGCCGGGCCAGAACTTAGCGGGTGTGCAGGGCTTATATTCGTGGCAGGATTTAGAAACCATGGAAGCGATAACGCCCAAAGTAAAACGGGCCATTGTGGTGGGTGGCGGCTTAATCGGGATAGAGCTAACCGAAATGTTTCTGTCGCGGTGCATTCCGGTTACGTTTTTGGTGCGCGAAAAAAGTTTCTGGAGCAGCGTATTACCCGCCGAAGAATCCGCGATGGTCACCCGCCACATCCAAAGCCACCACGTAGATCTGCGCCTGGAAACCGAACTCGCCGAAATTTTGCCCGATGAAGCGGGCCAGGTACGTGCCGTACGTACTAAAAAAGGCGAAGAAATTGCCGGAGAGTTTGTGGGTTTAGCCGTAGGCGTGCACCCTAATATTGATTTTTTAAAAAACAGCGGCATTGCCTTGGATAAAGGGGTGTTGGTAAATGCGTTTTTCGAGACCAACGTGCCCGATGTGTACGCCATCGGCGATTGTGCCCAATATGTAAATCCACCCACGGGCCGCAAACCCGTGGAGCCGCTTTGGTACGCCGGCCGGCAGCACGGCGAAGCGTTAGCGCATAATCTCTGCGGCCAGAAAACGCCCTATCAACCGGGCGTATGGTTTAACTCCGCTAAGTTTTTTGATATTGAATACCAGGTATACGGCGAAGTAAATCGGGAACCGCAACCTGACGAGGCGCATCTTTACTGGGAACATCCGAAGGGTAAAAAATCGATTCGGATTTGTTATGATAAAGCTAGTAACCGCGTAAAAGGATTTAACTTAATGGGAATCCGGTATCGCCACGACGTATGCGCCCGTTGGATTAAAAGTAACACGCCCATTCAGGAAGTTTTAAAAAATCTACGTCAAGCCAACTTCGATCCGGAATTTTTTAAGCGCTACGAACCCGAATTATTACGGCAATACAATCAATTACATCCTTCAGCCCCCATAACAGCTAATAAGGTTAAAAAGCTTTTTGGTTTGAAATAA